One genomic window of Macaca mulatta isolate MMU2019108-1 chromosome 8, T2T-MMU8v2.0, whole genome shotgun sequence includes the following:
- the ZNF395 gene encoding zinc finger protein 395 isoform X1, whose product MVEVHQERRGSSMASVLSRRLGKRSLLGARVLGPSASEGPSAAPPSEPLLEGAAPQPFIASDDTPCQEQPKEVLKAPSTSGLQQVAFQPGQKVYVWYRGQECTGLVEQHSWMEGQVTVWLLEQKLQVSCRVEEVWLAELQGPCHQALPLEPGAQALAYRPVSRNIDVPKRKSDAVEMDEMMAAMVLTSLSCSPVVQSPPGTEANFSASRAACDPWKESGDVSDSGSSTTSGHWSGSSGVSTPSPPHPQASPKYLGDAFGSPQTDHGFETDPDPFLLDEPAPRKRKNSVKVMYKCLWPNCGKVLRSIVGIKRHIKALHLGDTVDSDQFKREEDFYYTEMQMKEESATAAAAAVGTLVPGTPTTEPTPTPSMTGMPLSALPPPLHKAQSSGPEHPGQESSLPSGALSKSAPGSFWHIQADHAYQALPSFQIPVSPHIYTSVSWAAAPSTACSLSPVRSRSLSFSEPQQPAPVMKSHLIVTSPPRAQSGARKARGEAKKCRKVYGIEHRDQWCTACRWKKACQRFLD is encoded by the exons ATGGTGGAAGTGCACCAG GAGAGGAGAGGCAGCAGCATGGCGAGTGTCCTGTCCCGGCGCCTTGGAAAGCGGTCCCTCCTGGGAGCCCGGGTGTTGGGACCCAGTGCCTCAGAGGGGCCCTCGGCCGCCCCACCCTCGGAGCCACTGCTGGAAGGGGCTGCTCCCCAGCCTTTCATCGCCTCCGATGACACCCCCTGCCAGGAGCAGCCCAAGGAAGTCCTTAAGGCTCCCAGCACCTCGGGCCTTCAGCAGGTGGCCTTTCAGCCTGGGCAGAAG GTTTATGTGTGGTATCGGGGTCAAGAGTGCACAGGACTGGTGGAGCAGCACAGCTGGATGGAGGGTCAGGTGACCGTCTGGCTGCTGGAGCAGAAGCTGCAGGTCTCCTGCAGGGTGGAGGAAGTGTGGCTGGCGGAGCTGCAGGGCCCCTGTCACCAGGCACTACCCCTAGAGCCCGGAGCCCAGGCCCTGGCCTACAGGCCTGTCTCCAGGAACATTGATGTCCCAAAGAG GAAGTCGGACGCAGTGGAAATGGATGAGATGATGGCGGCCATGGTGCTGACGTCCCTGTCCTGCAGCCCTGTTGTGCAGAGTCCTCCCGGGACCGAGGCCAACTTCTCTG CTTCCCGTGCGGCCTGTGACCCGTGGAAGGAGAGCGGTGACGTCTCGGACAGCGGCAGCAGCACTACCAGCGGTCACTGGAGTGGGAGCAGTGGTGTCTCCACCCCCtcgcccccccacccccaggccagcCCCAAGTATTTGGGGGATGCTTTTGGTTCTCCCCAAACTGATCATGGCTTTGAGACCGATCCTGACCCTTTCCTGTTGGATGAACCAGCTCCACGAAAAAGAAAG AACTCTGTGAAGGTGATGTACAAGTGCCTGTGGCCAAACTGTGGCAAAGTGCTGCGCTCCATTGTGGGCATCAAACGACACATCAAAGCCCTCCACCTGGG GGACACGGTGGACTCTGATCAGTTCAAGCGGGAGGAGGATTTCTACTACACAGAGATGCAGATGAAGGAGGAATCTGCcaccgctgctgctgctgctgtgggcACCCTGGTCCCTGGGACTCCCACCACCGAGCCAACTCCCACCCCCAGCATGACCGGCATGCCTCTGTCCGCTCTTCCACCACCTCTGCACAAAGCCCAGTCCTCCGGCCCAGAACATCCTGGCCAGGAGtcctccctgccctcaggggCTCTCAGCAAGTCAGCTCCTGGGTCCTTCTGGCACATTCAGGCTGATCATGCCTACCAG GCTCTGCCGTCCTTCCAGATCCCTGTCTCACCACACATCTACACCAGTGTCAGCTGGGCTGCCGCCCCCTCCACTGCCTGCTCCCTCTCTCCG GTCCGGAGCCGGTCGCTAAGCTTCAGCGAGCCCCAGCAGCCAGCACCTGTGATGAAATCTCACCTGATCGTCACTTCTCCACCCCGGGCCCAGAGTGGTGCCAG
- the ZNF395 gene encoding zinc finger protein 395 isoform X2 yields MASVLSRRLGKRSLLGARVLGPSASEGPSAAPPSEPLLEGAAPQPFIASDDTPCQEQPKEVLKAPSTSGLQQVAFQPGQKVYVWYRGQECTGLVEQHSWMEGQVTVWLLEQKLQVSCRVEEVWLAELQGPCHQALPLEPGAQALAYRPVSRNIDVPKRKSDAVEMDEMMAAMVLTSLSCSPVVQSPPGTEANFSASRAACDPWKESGDVSDSGSSTTSGHWSGSSGVSTPSPPHPQASPKYLGDAFGSPQTDHGFETDPDPFLLDEPAPRKRKNSVKVMYKCLWPNCGKVLRSIVGIKRHIKALHLGDTVDSDQFKREEDFYYTEMQMKEESATAAAAAVGTLVPGTPTTEPTPTPSMTGMPLSALPPPLHKAQSSGPEHPGQESSLPSGALSKSAPGSFWHIQADHAYQALPSFQIPVSPHIYTSVSWAAAPSTACSLSPVRSRSLSFSEPQQPAPVMKSHLIVTSPPRAQSGARKARGEAKKCRKVYGIEHRDQWCTACRWKKACQRFLD; encoded by the exons ATGGCGAGTGTCCTGTCCCGGCGCCTTGGAAAGCGGTCCCTCCTGGGAGCCCGGGTGTTGGGACCCAGTGCCTCAGAGGGGCCCTCGGCCGCCCCACCCTCGGAGCCACTGCTGGAAGGGGCTGCTCCCCAGCCTTTCATCGCCTCCGATGACACCCCCTGCCAGGAGCAGCCCAAGGAAGTCCTTAAGGCTCCCAGCACCTCGGGCCTTCAGCAGGTGGCCTTTCAGCCTGGGCAGAAG GTTTATGTGTGGTATCGGGGTCAAGAGTGCACAGGACTGGTGGAGCAGCACAGCTGGATGGAGGGTCAGGTGACCGTCTGGCTGCTGGAGCAGAAGCTGCAGGTCTCCTGCAGGGTGGAGGAAGTGTGGCTGGCGGAGCTGCAGGGCCCCTGTCACCAGGCACTACCCCTAGAGCCCGGAGCCCAGGCCCTGGCCTACAGGCCTGTCTCCAGGAACATTGATGTCCCAAAGAG GAAGTCGGACGCAGTGGAAATGGATGAGATGATGGCGGCCATGGTGCTGACGTCCCTGTCCTGCAGCCCTGTTGTGCAGAGTCCTCCCGGGACCGAGGCCAACTTCTCTG CTTCCCGTGCGGCCTGTGACCCGTGGAAGGAGAGCGGTGACGTCTCGGACAGCGGCAGCAGCACTACCAGCGGTCACTGGAGTGGGAGCAGTGGTGTCTCCACCCCCtcgcccccccacccccaggccagcCCCAAGTATTTGGGGGATGCTTTTGGTTCTCCCCAAACTGATCATGGCTTTGAGACCGATCCTGACCCTTTCCTGTTGGATGAACCAGCTCCACGAAAAAGAAAG AACTCTGTGAAGGTGATGTACAAGTGCCTGTGGCCAAACTGTGGCAAAGTGCTGCGCTCCATTGTGGGCATCAAACGACACATCAAAGCCCTCCACCTGGG GGACACGGTGGACTCTGATCAGTTCAAGCGGGAGGAGGATTTCTACTACACAGAGATGCAGATGAAGGAGGAATCTGCcaccgctgctgctgctgctgtgggcACCCTGGTCCCTGGGACTCCCACCACCGAGCCAACTCCCACCCCCAGCATGACCGGCATGCCTCTGTCCGCTCTTCCACCACCTCTGCACAAAGCCCAGTCCTCCGGCCCAGAACATCCTGGCCAGGAGtcctccctgccctcaggggCTCTCAGCAAGTCAGCTCCTGGGTCCTTCTGGCACATTCAGGCTGATCATGCCTACCAG GCTCTGCCGTCCTTCCAGATCCCTGTCTCACCACACATCTACACCAGTGTCAGCTGGGCTGCCGCCCCCTCCACTGCCTGCTCCCTCTCTCCG GTCCGGAGCCGGTCGCTAAGCTTCAGCGAGCCCCAGCAGCCAGCACCTGTGATGAAATCTCACCTGATCGTCACTTCTCCACCCCGGGCCCAGAGTGGTGCCAG